One Ananas comosus cultivar F153 linkage group 1, ASM154086v1, whole genome shotgun sequence DNA window includes the following coding sequences:
- the LOC109710817 gene encoding ATP-dependent DNA helicase 2 subunit KU80 has protein sequence MARNREAVVLLLDVGPSMHGVLQEVEKVCSMLVQKKLIYGKSDEVAVVVFGTGETNNELQKEVGGYEHVVVLRNIKVVDGEATDTLQNLPRGTVPGDFMDAIVVGIDMLIKKFGPTNKGKQRLCLITDAKYPIKDPYEGTKKDQVDAICQQMKAHGVKFDCIVYREPGAMRTSVMDENDHLLDLFSKRIVARTVHVDSPLSLLGALRTRNIMPVTVFRGDMEISSNMKIKVWVYKKTSEERFPTLKMYSDKAPASDKFATHEVKVDFEYKSIEDPNKVIPPEQRIKGYRYGPQVVPISPAEWEAVKFKPEKSVKLLGFTDASNILRHYYMKDVYIFIPEPGNRKAIVAVSAIARAMKEMNKCAILRCVWRQGQGNVVIGVLTPNISSVDNIPDSFYFNVLPFAEDVREFQFPSFDNLPSSYHPSEEQQEAADNFVRMLDLAPSGRQEILQPDFTPNPVLERFYRFLELRSKQPDADVPPLDTSLKMMTEQSPDVFSDQKLLIEFPKHFELKENPKKKKSSRRAWREKPSLSNEEVSAKDPTASNLLEYSSDKKVEKIGNQNPIQDFEAMMARRDSSKWVRKAIEEMQNYIANMLENSHEQDAFQKAVECLKALRKGCIIEQEPREFNRFLIELKDKRKITNLANFFDLLLSNKITLISKEEAADSDVAEEEAKNFPVKAESASQ, from the exons ATGGCTCGCAACAGG GAAGCTGTGGTTTTGCTGCTTGATGTTGGCCCATCAATGCATGGTGTTCTTCAGGAGGTCGAAAAGGTCTGCTCGATGCTCGTGCAGAAGAAG CTAATCTACGGCAAGAGTGACGAAGTTGCGGTTGTTGTATTTGGAACTGGAG AAACTAACAATGAGCTCCAAAAGGAAGTGGGTGGATATGAGCATGTGGTGGTTTTGCGTAATATTAAAGTTGTCGATGGGGAGGCAACTGACACTTTACAAAACCTTCCAAGAGGAACTGTTCCTGGTGATT TTATGGATGCCATTGTTGTCGGTATAGACATGCTGATAAAGAAGTTTGGACCTACAAACAAGGGAAAGCAACGCCTTTGTCTAATCACTGATGCAAAATATCCTATAAAAGATCCTTATGAGGGGACAAAAAAGGATCAGGTCGACGCCATTTGTCAACAGATGAAAGCTCATGGAGTTAAGTTTGATTGTATAGTTTACAGAGAACCTGGAGCTATGCGTACTAGCGTGATGGACGAAAATGACCATCTATTGGATCTCTTCTCAAAGAGAATAGTAGCAAGAACAGTTCATGTCGACAGCCCTCTATCACTTTTAGGTGCCCTTAGAACTCGAAATATAATGCCAGTTACTGTATTCAGGGGAGACATGGAAATAAGCTCTAATATGAAGATCAAG GTTTGGGTTTATAAGAAAACATCTGAGGAGAGATTCCCTACATTAAAAATGTATTCTGACAAAGCACCTGCAAGTGATAAATTTGCTACTCATGAGGTTAAAGTAGATTTTGAGTACAAAAGCATCGAAGATCCCAATAAAGTTATTCCACCAGAGCAAAGAATCAAAGGTTATCGCTATGGGCCACAAGTAGTTCCTATATCTCCCGCCGAGTGGGAGGCTGTCAAGTTCAAACCTGAAAAGAGTGTAAAGCTTCTCGGATTTACTGATGCTTCAAACATTTTAAg GCACTATTATATGAAGGATGTCTACATCTTTATTCCTGAACCTGGAAATAGAAAAGCAATTGTCGCAGTGTCTGCAATAGCTAGAGCAATGAAGGAAATGAACAAGTGTGCAATTTTGCGGTGTGTGTGGCGACAAGGTCAAGGAAATGTTGTTATTGGTGTGCTTACACCCAACATATCTTCAGTTGATAATATT CCAGACTCATTCTACTTTAATGTACTTCCTTTTGCTGAGGATGTAAGAGAGTTCCAATTTCCATCTTTCGACAATCTTCCTTCGTCATACCACCCCAGTGAAGAACAGCAAGAGGCAGCAGATAACTTTGTGAGAATGTTAGACCTTGCACCGTCCGGGAGACAGGAAATACTACAACCTGATTTCACGCCAAACCCAGTTTTAGAG AGATTTTATCGCTTTCTCGAGTTGAGGTCGAAGCAGCCAGATGCTGATGTGCCCCCGCTTGATACGAGTCTTAAGATGATGACAGAGcaaagtcctgatgttttctCTGATCAGAAACTTTTAATCGAATTCCCCAAACATTTCGAGCTCAAGGAAAATCCAAAG AAAAAGAAGTCATCGAGACGGGCATGGAGGGAGAAGCCATCACTTTCAAATGAAGAAGTTAGTGCCAAAGATCCGACAGCTTCTAACTTGCTAGAATATTCATCTGACAAGAAGGTGGAAAAGATTGGAAATCAAAATCCTATCCAAGATTTCGAGGCCATGATGGCAAGAAGGGATAGTTCGAAGTGGGTTCGCAAAGCAATTGAGGAGATGCAAAATTATATTGCCAATATGTTGGAAAATTCTCACGAACAGGATGCTTTCCAAAAAGCAGTCGAATGCTTGAAAGCTCTACGTAAAGGCTGCATTATTGAACAG GAACCAAGAGAATTCAACCGGTTTCTGATTGAACTAAAGGATAAGCGGAAGATAACCAATCTTGCCAACTTCTTTGATCTTCTTTTGTCTAACAAAATCACGCTAATCAGCAAAGAAGAAGCCGCTGACAG TGATGTGGCCGAAGAGGAGGCTAAGAATTTCCCTGTAAAAGCTGAATCAGCTTCTCAATAG